A region of Streptomyces paludis DNA encodes the following proteins:
- the deoC gene encoding deoxyribose-phosphate aldolase, protein MPTITPAFADVTASDSALRRFLHGLPGVDAVGLEARAASLGTRSIKTTAKAYAIDLAISMIDLTTLEGADTPGKVRALSAKARHPDPTDRTTPATAAVCVYPDMAATAAAALAGSGVKVASVATAFPAGRAALGVKLADTRDAVAAGADEIDMVIDRGAFLAGHYLKVYEEIRAVKEAAGAARLKVIFETGELSTYDNIRRASWLGMIAGADFIKTSTGKVGTNATPANTLLMLEAVRDFRAQTGTQIGVKPAGGIRTTKDALKFLVLVNETVGEDWLDSHWFRFGASSLLNDLLMQRQKLSTGRYSGPDYVTVD, encoded by the coding sequence ATGCCCACCATCACCCCCGCATTCGCTGACGTGACAGCGTCCGACAGCGCACTGCGCCGCTTCCTCCACGGGCTGCCCGGCGTCGACGCCGTCGGCCTGGAGGCACGCGCGGCGTCGCTCGGTACGCGCTCGATCAAGACCACGGCCAAGGCGTACGCCATCGACCTGGCCATCTCGATGATCGACCTGACCACGCTGGAAGGCGCGGACACCCCGGGCAAGGTCCGGGCGCTCTCCGCCAAGGCCCGCCACCCCGATCCGACCGACCGCACCACGCCCGCCACCGCCGCGGTCTGCGTCTATCCGGACATGGCGGCGACGGCCGCCGCCGCGCTCGCCGGCTCCGGGGTGAAGGTCGCCTCCGTCGCGACTGCCTTCCCGGCGGGGCGCGCCGCGCTCGGTGTGAAGCTCGCGGACACCCGGGACGCCGTCGCGGCGGGGGCCGACGAGATCGACATGGTCATCGATCGCGGCGCCTTCCTCGCGGGCCACTACCTGAAGGTGTACGAGGAGATCCGCGCCGTGAAGGAGGCCGCGGGGGCCGCCCGGCTCAAGGTCATCTTCGAGACCGGCGAGCTGTCCACGTACGACAACATCCGCCGCGCCTCCTGGCTGGGCATGATCGCCGGGGCGGACTTCATCAAGACGTCGACCGGCAAGGTCGGCACGAACGCGACTCCGGCGAACACGCTCCTCATGCTGGAGGCCGTACGCGACTTCCGGGCGCAGACCGGCACGCAGATCGGCGTGAAGCCGGCCGGCGGGATCCGCACCACCAAGGACGCGCTCAAGTTCCTGGTGCTGGTCAACGAGACGGTGGGCGAGGACTGGCTGGACAGCCACTGGTTCCGCTTCGGCGCCTCCAGCCTGCTGAACGACCTGCTGATGCAGCGCCAGAAGCTCAGCACCGGCCGGTACTCCGGCCCCGACTACGTAACGGTGGACTGA
- a CDS encoding SigE family RNA polymerase sigma factor, with translation MNAPHGTTTGPVLVTRLHDVMRSAEKSGAVNGRGCVRGTGRQHKPSYMTVVDATTEERTLRTNTADAGASGVSGASGPAGVPGAAGVAEVSGDAEAAFTAYVQERRASLYATAYHLTGDRFEAEDLLQSALFSTYRAWDRISDKAAVGGYLRRTMTNLHISAWRRRKLNEYPTEELPETAGDTDAMRGTELRAVLWQALSHLPELQRTMLVLRYYEGRTDPEIAEILDISVGTVKSSIWRSLRRMREDNVLSFGRDEEESFGELVA, from the coding sequence ATGAACGCACCGCACGGCACGACCACCGGACCGGTACTGGTCACGCGTCTGCACGACGTCATGAGGAGCGCCGAGAAGTCCGGTGCCGTGAACGGGCGGGGGTGCGTTCGCGGCACCGGGCGTCAGCACAAGCCGTCGTACATGACGGTGGTTGACGCGACCACGGAGGAGCGGACGCTCCGGACGAACACGGCGGACGCGGGGGCGTCCGGTGTGTCCGGTGCGTCGGGACCGGCCGGTGTGCCGGGGGCGGCTGGGGTGGCTGAGGTGTCGGGGGACGCCGAAGCCGCCTTCACCGCCTACGTCCAGGAGCGCCGCGCCTCCCTCTACGCGACCGCCTACCACCTGACCGGCGACCGGTTCGAGGCCGAGGACCTGCTTCAGAGCGCCCTCTTCTCGACGTACCGGGCGTGGGACAGGATCAGCGACAAGGCGGCGGTCGGCGGCTATCTCCGCCGCACGATGACCAATCTGCACATCAGCGCGTGGCGCAGGCGCAAGCTCAACGAGTACCCGACGGAGGAGCTGCCGGAGACGGCGGGCGACACCGACGCGATGCGCGGCACGGAGCTGCGCGCGGTGCTCTGGCAGGCGCTCTCGCACCTGCCCGAGTTGCAGCGCACGATGCTGGTGCTGCGCTACTACGAGGGCCGCACGGATCCGGAGATCGCGGAAATCCTCGACATCAGTGTCGGCACGGTGAAGTCGAGCATCTGGCGGTCGCTCCGCCGGATGCGCGAGGACAACGTCCTCAGCTTCGGCCGTGACGAGGAAGAGTCCTTCGGCGAGCTGGTCGCCTGA
- a CDS encoding type II toxin-antitoxin system Phd/YefM family antitoxin, whose translation MTDTYAMTEARANFGTLVRRTAHSRERIAITDHGHVAAILINPQELEDLEDAVAVAQYMAEKANGTLSTVTHEEAKRRLGLEPRA comes from the coding sequence ATGACTGACACATACGCCATGACGGAAGCCCGCGCCAACTTCGGCACGCTGGTCCGCAGAACCGCCCATTCCCGCGAGCGGATCGCCATCACCGACCACGGGCATGTGGCGGCCATACTGATCAACCCGCAGGAGCTGGAGGATCTGGAAGACGCGGTCGCGGTAGCCCAGTACATGGCCGAAAAGGCCAACGGAACCCTGAGTACCGTCACCCACGAGGAGGCAAAGCGCAGGCTCGGTCTGGAGCCGCGGGCATGA
- a CDS encoding VanZ family protein: MRQGPDGSAVIRFRKAGCVLLLLHLLLVGWLTLRPLDALWVHAANLTPFAGIEASLALGPLEATRRIGGSLLLLAPLGALLPMADGRLTVSYWASLARTATAGALISLGIELIQTVVPGRVVDVDSLMLNTAGVALVHVALVPAGRSWLRRGQPRRTVRGRGRRLEGGPGSAGGGSRRMFREVSRVREAARMREASRAREASRVREASRVRELSRVREGSRDDIPQGATPTIPRVGIAP, translated from the coding sequence GTGCGTCAAGGTCCGGACGGCAGCGCCGTCATCCGCTTCCGTAAGGCGGGGTGCGTTCTCCTCCTCCTGCATCTCCTGCTGGTGGGCTGGCTGACGCTCCGCCCGCTGGACGCTCTGTGGGTGCACGCGGCCAATCTGACGCCGTTCGCGGGCATCGAGGCCAGCCTGGCGCTGGGGCCCCTGGAGGCCACGCGCCGGATCGGCGGAAGCCTGCTGCTGCTGGCGCCGCTCGGGGCGCTGCTCCCGATGGCGGACGGCCGGCTCACCGTCTCCTACTGGGCCTCGCTGGCCCGTACGGCCACGGCCGGCGCGCTGATCTCGCTCGGGATCGAGCTGATCCAGACGGTGGTGCCGGGGCGGGTGGTCGATGTCGACTCGCTCATGCTGAACACGGCCGGTGTGGCGCTGGTCCATGTGGCGCTGGTGCCCGCGGGCCGCTCCTGGCTGCGCCGGGGACAGCCGCGCCGTACCGTACGCGGCCGGGGACGGCGCCTGGAGGGCGGCCCGGGCTCGGCGGGCGGCGGCTCCCGGCGGATGTTCCGGGAGGTGTCCAGGGTCCGCGAGGCGGCCCGGATGCGCGAGGCGTCGCGGGCTCGCGAGGCTTCGCGGGTGCGTGAGGCGTCCCGGGTGCGTGAGCTGTCCAGGGTCCGTGAGGGTTCCCGGGATGACATCCCTCAGGGGGCCACCCCGACGATTCCCAGGGTCGGGATCGCCCCGTAG
- a CDS encoding aldehyde dehydrogenase family protein: MSDRLNVLKTYKLYVGGKFPRSESGRVYEVTDSKDAWLANAPRASRKDARDAVVAARKAFGGWSGTTAYNRGQVLYRVAEMLEGRRGQFVREVADAEGLSKPKATAVVDAAIDRWVWYAGWTDKIAQIAGGANPVAGPFFNLSTPEPSGVVAVLAPQDSSLLGLVSVITPVIATGNTAVVVTSERHPLPALSLGEVLATSDVPGGVVNILSGSAAEIGAPLAAHQDVNGIDLTGAGTDEALAKELEIAAADNLKRVLRPRTEDWLTNPGTHRLTAFLETKTVWHPTGSLGASGSAY; this comes from the coding sequence ATGTCTGACCGTCTGAACGTCCTCAAGACCTACAAGCTGTACGTCGGGGGCAAGTTCCCCCGCAGTGAGAGCGGCCGGGTGTACGAAGTGACGGACTCGAAGGATGCGTGGCTGGCCAACGCTCCGCGCGCGTCCCGCAAGGACGCCCGTGACGCGGTCGTCGCGGCCCGCAAGGCGTTCGGCGGCTGGTCGGGCACGACCGCGTACAACCGGGGCCAGGTGCTCTACCGCGTCGCCGAGATGCTGGAGGGCCGCCGGGGCCAGTTCGTACGGGAGGTCGCGGACGCCGAGGGGCTGTCCAAGCCGAAGGCGACGGCCGTGGTCGACGCGGCGATCGACCGCTGGGTCTGGTACGCGGGCTGGACGGACAAGATCGCCCAGATCGCGGGCGGCGCGAACCCGGTCGCGGGGCCGTTCTTCAACCTGTCCACCCCGGAGCCGTCGGGGGTCGTCGCGGTGCTGGCGCCGCAGGACTCGTCGCTGCTCGGGCTGGTCTCGGTGATCACCCCCGTGATCGCCACGGGCAATACGGCGGTCGTCGTCACCAGCGAGCGGCACCCGCTGCCGGCGCTCTCCCTCGGCGAGGTGCTCGCGACGTCCGACGTGCCGGGCGGCGTGGTCAACATCCTGTCGGGCTCGGCGGCCGAGATCGGCGCCCCGCTCGCGGCGCACCAGGACGTCAACGGGATCGACCTGACGGGCGCGGGCACGGACGAGGCGCTCGCCAAGGAACTGGAAATCGCCGCCGCCGACAACCTCAAGCGCGTCCTCCGCCCCCGCACGGAGGACTGGCTGACCAACCCCGGCACCCACCGCCTGACCGCCTTCCTGGAAACAAAGACGGTCTGGCACCCAACGGGCTCCCTGGGCGCGTCCGGCTCGGCGTACTGA
- a CDS encoding sensor histidine kinase: protein MRRAVLSGLRWSSLRLRLIVVFGAVALTAAVSSSGIAYWLNREAVLTRTQESALKDFKQEMQNRAAELPLRPSESDLQTTAEQMAGDNAGYCVLLIGERDRGKPIVGASDPDRFTLDDVPQSLQDAVNSRQQVTAANKHPYHVFWQRTERGDTPYLVGGTRVIGGGPTGYLFKSLDQERADLNSLAWSLGIAAALALIGSALLAQAAATTVLKPVQRLGEAARQLGEGEFDTRLRVSGTDELAELSRTFNNAAESLQKKVEDMSAREESSRRFVADMSHELRTPLTALTAVTEVLEDEADSLDPMIAPAVTLVVSETRRLNVLVENLMEVTRFDAGTARLVLDDVDVADQLTACIDARAWLDAVDLDAERGIMARLDPRRLDVIMANLIGNALKHGGSPVRVAVRTEGDELIIEVRDHGPGIPEEVLPHVFDRFYKASASRPRSEGSGLGLSIAMENAHIHGGDISAANVPDGGAMFVLRLPRDGRPEDAEEPNAPGEGGDAS, encoded by the coding sequence CTGCGCAGGGCCGTCCTGTCGGGGCTGCGCTGGAGCAGTCTGCGGCTGCGTCTCATCGTCGTCTTCGGCGCCGTCGCGCTGACCGCCGCCGTCTCCTCCTCCGGTATCGCGTACTGGCTGAACCGCGAGGCCGTGCTGACCCGTACCCAGGAGTCCGCCCTCAAGGACTTCAAGCAGGAGATGCAGAACCGTGCCGCCGAACTGCCCCTGCGGCCCAGCGAGTCCGACCTCCAGACCACGGCCGAGCAGATGGCGGGCGACAACGCCGGTTACTGCGTGCTGCTGATAGGCGAGCGGGACCGGGGCAAGCCGATCGTCGGCGCCTCCGATCCCGACCGGTTCACGCTCGACGACGTACCGCAGTCGCTCCAGGACGCGGTGAACAGCCGGCAGCAGGTCACCGCGGCCAACAAGCACCCGTACCACGTCTTCTGGCAGCGCACCGAGCGCGGTGACACCCCCTATCTGGTGGGCGGTACGCGGGTGATCGGGGGCGGGCCGACCGGTTATCTCTTCAAGTCGCTCGACCAGGAGCGCGCGGACCTCAACTCGCTCGCCTGGTCGCTGGGGATCGCCGCCGCCCTCGCGCTGATCGGCTCGGCGCTGCTCGCGCAGGCCGCGGCCACGACCGTACTGAAGCCCGTGCAGCGCCTCGGCGAGGCGGCGAGGCAGCTCGGCGAGGGCGAGTTCGACACCCGGCTGCGGGTGTCGGGGACGGATGAACTGGCCGAACTCTCGCGGACGTTCAACAACGCGGCCGAGTCGCTCCAGAAGAAGGTCGAGGACATGAGCGCGCGGGAGGAGTCCAGCCGCCGCTTCGTCGCGGACATGTCGCACGAGCTGCGTACCCCGCTGACGGCGCTCACCGCCGTGACGGAGGTGCTGGAGGACGAGGCGGACAGCCTGGATCCGATGATCGCGCCCGCGGTGACGCTGGTGGTGAGCGAGACCCGGCGGCTCAATGTGCTGGTGGAGAATCTGATGGAGGTCACCCGCTTCGACGCGGGTACGGCCCGGCTCGTCCTGGACGATGTCGATGTGGCCGACCAGCTCACGGCGTGCATCGACGCGCGTGCCTGGCTGGACGCGGTGGATCTGGACGCCGAGCGCGGCATCATGGCGCGGCTCGATCCGCGCCGGCTCGATGTGATCATGGCGAATCTGATCGGGAACGCGCTCAAGCACGGCGGTTCGCCGGTCCGGGTGGCGGTCCGTACGGAGGGCGACGAGCTGATCATCGAGGTACGGGACCACGGCCCCGGTATCCCGGAGGAGGTGCTGCCGCACGTCTTCGACCGCTTCTACAAGGCGAGCGCCTCCCGGCCGCGTTCCGAGGGCAGCGGGCTGGGGCTGTCGATCGCGATGGAGAACGCGCATATCCACGGCGGTGACATCAGCGCGGCCAATGTGCCGGACGGCGGCGCGATGTTCGTCCTGCGGCTGCCGCGCGACGGCCGGCCGGAGGACGCGGAGGAACCGAACGCTCCCGGGGAAGGGGGCGACGCGTCATGA
- a CDS encoding PH domain-containing protein, producing MYRSAGGIMGGGMLLLIVLWLGFDALFRGTGRAPWLSLAAMLCAVPLIVAFSLRPAVFAGADQLRIRNPFRTITLPWGAVSTVRAEFSCEALTEDGRKFQLWAVPVSLRQRKRANRQTVGGGFGRRAVDANEQPQQAQADRTVVELRELADGAATRPSAQGEPAVRWAYEVIAPSAAGLVVLVVLLLMTG from the coding sequence GTGTACCGGTCCGCCGGCGGGATCATGGGCGGCGGCATGCTGCTGCTGATCGTTCTGTGGCTCGGCTTCGACGCGCTCTTCCGCGGCACGGGCCGTGCGCCGTGGCTGTCGCTGGCCGCGATGCTGTGCGCCGTGCCGCTGATCGTCGCGTTCAGCCTGCGCCCGGCGGTCTTCGCGGGCGCCGATCAGCTCCGTATCCGTAACCCTTTCCGTACGATCACGCTGCCCTGGGGGGCGGTCTCGACCGTACGGGCCGAGTTCTCGTGCGAGGCGCTGACCGAGGACGGCCGGAAGTTCCAGCTGTGGGCCGTGCCGGTCTCCCTGCGCCAGCGCAAGCGGGCGAACCGCCAGACGGTGGGCGGCGGATTCGGCCGCCGCGCGGTCGACGCGAACGAGCAGCCGCAGCAGGCCCAGGCGGACCGTACCGTCGTGGAACTGCGCGAGCTGGCCGACGGGGCCGCGACCCGTCCTTCGGCGCAGGGTGAGCCGGCGGTGCGCTGGGCGTACGAGGTGATCGCGCCGTCGGCGGCGGGGCTGGTCGTGCTCGTAGTGCTGCTGCTGATGACGGGCTGA
- a CDS encoding ATP-binding protein, with the protein MELPAHEYVLAVERYPCTAVAVPQARAIAARAYAPYPWVDHGVVKLLVSETVTNAVLHAGGGAFDLICHAPRHRTVRIEVHDRGETTLPTRRHRPHSAWDQHGRGLELLDALAPGWSVVRTLTGKGLVFQWQAPAQPTPRQKER; encoded by the coding sequence ATGGAACTGCCCGCACACGAATACGTCCTGGCCGTAGAGCGCTACCCCTGCACCGCCGTAGCCGTACCCCAGGCCAGAGCCATAGCGGCCCGCGCCTACGCCCCATACCCGTGGGTCGACCACGGCGTCGTGAAGCTGCTGGTCAGCGAGACCGTCACCAACGCCGTGCTGCACGCCGGCGGCGGCGCGTTCGATCTGATCTGTCACGCCCCGCGGCACCGCACCGTACGGATCGAGGTTCACGACCGCGGCGAGACGACGCTGCCCACCAGGCGCCACCGACCGCACAGCGCCTGGGACCAGCACGGGCGCGGCCTGGAGCTGCTCGACGCGCTCGCGCCCGGGTGGTCGGTCGTCAGAACGCTGACCGGCAAGGGCCTGGTGTTCCAGTGGCAGGCGCCCGCGCAGCCAACTCCCCGCCAGAAGGAACGGTGA
- a CDS encoding type II toxin-antitoxin system RelE family toxin: protein MTYEIHWREAALKGADRFMVDDPAGLLQVFASVDLLAHEPRPNGSFAYGSPDLRRIQIGLFRVIYEIDDAVITITVMHLGRSA from the coding sequence ATGACCTACGAAATTCACTGGCGGGAAGCGGCCCTGAAGGGGGCCGACCGTTTCATGGTCGACGATCCGGCCGGCCTCTTACAGGTCTTCGCTTCTGTGGACCTGCTGGCCCATGAGCCACGCCCCAACGGCTCCTTCGCGTACGGCTCCCCGGACCTCCGCCGCATCCAGATCGGACTGTTCCGAGTCATCTACGAGATCGATGACGCCGTGATCACCATCACCGTCATGCATTTGGGGCGCAGCGCCTGA
- a CDS encoding ATP-binding protein — protein MTAPTTPARVVLLAGPSGSGKSSLAARTGLPVLRLDDFYKEGDDPTLPLVPESTDIDWDSVRSWDADAAVAAVVELCRTGRTTVPVYAIATSSRVDTEALDIGRTPLFLAEGIFAADIVARCQELGVLADALCLRGRPSTTFRRRLMRDLREGRKSVPFLLRRGWRLMRAERAIVGRQTALGAHPCDKAEAFGRIATAAAGPAVRQRTPQTAKTTEAVEAAQTAAEAEAGATH, from the coding sequence GTGACCGCTCCCACCACGCCGGCCCGCGTCGTTCTCCTCGCGGGCCCCTCCGGCTCCGGAAAATCCTCCCTCGCCGCCCGCACCGGCCTGCCCGTGCTGCGACTTGACGACTTCTACAAGGAGGGCGACGACCCGACGCTGCCGCTGGTGCCGGAGAGCACGGACATCGACTGGGACTCGGTCCGTTCGTGGGACGCGGACGCCGCCGTCGCCGCGGTCGTGGAGCTGTGCCGTACGGGACGGACGACCGTCCCCGTCTACGCCATCGCCACCAGCTCCCGCGTGGACACGGAGGCCCTCGACATCGGCCGCACCCCGCTCTTCCTCGCGGAGGGGATCTTCGCCGCCGACATCGTGGCCCGCTGCCAGGAGCTGGGCGTCCTCGCCGACGCGCTCTGTCTGCGCGGCCGGCCGTCCACCACGTTCCGGCGGCGGCTGATGCGCGATCTGCGCGAGGGCCGCAAGTCGGTGCCGTTCCTGCTGCGGCGCGGCTGGCGGCTGATGCGCGCGGAGCGCGCGATCGTCGGCCGGCAGACGGCCCTCGGGGCGCACCCGTGCGACAAGGCGGAGGCGTTCGGCCGTATCGCGACCGCGGCGGCGGGCCCGGCGGTCCGGCAGCGTACGCCGCAGACAGCGAAGACGACCGAAGCAGTGGAAGCGGCGCAGACCGCCGCAGAGGCGGAAGCCGGCGCCACCCACTGA
- a CDS encoding aldehyde dehydrogenase family protein, whose product MAFEYAPAPESRAVVDIAPSYGLFIDGEFAEAAAGKVFKSVSPSTEEVLSEVAQGGAEDVDRAVKAARKAFEKWSVLPGAERAKYLFRIARIIQERSRELAVLETLDNGKPIKETRDADLPLVAAHFFYYAGWADKLDHAGYGANPRPLGVAGQVIPWNFPLLMLAWKIAPALATGNTVVLKPAETTPLSALFFADICRQAGLPRGVVNIVTGDGGTGAALVAHPDVNKVAFTGSTAVGKAIAREIAGTGKKATLELGGKGANIVFDDAPVDQAVEGIVTGIFFNQGQVCCAGSRLLVQESVHDEVLDALKRRLATLRVGDPLDKNTDLGAINSAEQLARIKALADAGEAEGAERWSPACELPSAGYWFAPTVFTNVTQAHTIARDEIFGPVLSVLTFRTPDEAVAKANNTQYGLSAGIWTEKGSRILAVASRLRAGVVWANTFNKFDPTSPFGGYKESGYGREGGRHGLEAYLDV is encoded by the coding sequence ATGGCATTCGAGTACGCGCCGGCCCCGGAGTCCCGCGCGGTCGTCGACATCGCGCCCTCCTACGGCCTGTTCATCGACGGCGAGTTCGCCGAGGCGGCCGCCGGCAAGGTCTTCAAGAGCGTCAGCCCGTCCACCGAGGAGGTGCTGTCCGAGGTCGCGCAGGGCGGCGCCGAGGACGTCGACCGGGCGGTGAAGGCTGCCCGTAAGGCGTTCGAGAAGTGGTCGGTGCTGCCCGGCGCCGAGCGGGCGAAGTATCTGTTCCGGATCGCCCGGATCATCCAGGAGCGCTCGCGCGAGCTGGCCGTTCTGGAGACGCTGGACAACGGCAAGCCCATCAAGGAGACGCGCGACGCGGACCTCCCGCTGGTCGCCGCGCACTTCTTCTACTACGCGGGCTGGGCCGACAAGCTCGACCACGCGGGCTACGGGGCGAACCCGCGCCCCCTCGGCGTGGCCGGCCAGGTCATCCCGTGGAACTTCCCGCTCCTCATGCTCGCCTGGAAGATCGCCCCGGCGCTCGCCACCGGCAATACGGTGGTCCTCAAGCCCGCCGAGACGACCCCGCTCTCCGCGCTCTTCTTCGCCGACATCTGCCGCCAGGCGGGGCTGCCGAGGGGCGTCGTCAACATCGTCACCGGCGACGGCGGTACGGGCGCGGCCCTGGTGGCCCACCCGGATGTGAACAAGGTGGCCTTCACGGGCTCCACGGCCGTGGGCAAGGCCATCGCGCGCGAGATCGCCGGTACGGGGAAGAAGGCGACGCTGGAGCTGGGCGGCAAGGGCGCGAACATCGTCTTCGACGACGCCCCGGTCGACCAGGCCGTCGAGGGCATCGTCACGGGGATCTTCTTCAACCAGGGCCAGGTCTGCTGCGCCGGCTCGCGGCTGCTCGTCCAGGAGTCGGTGCACGACGAGGTGCTGGACGCGCTGAAGCGCCGGCTGGCCACGCTGCGCGTGGGCGACCCGCTGGACAAGAACACGGACCTGGGCGCGATCAACTCGGCCGAGCAGCTGGCCCGGATCAAGGCGCTGGCCGACGCGGGCGAGGCGGAGGGCGCGGAGCGCTGGTCCCCGGCCTGCGAACTGCCCTCCGCCGGTTACTGGTTCGCCCCGACGGTCTTCACGAACGTCACCCAGGCGCACACGATCGCGCGCGACGAGATCTTCGGCCCGGTGCTCTCCGTACTGACGTTCCGTACGCCGGACGAGGCCGTCGCGAAGGCCAACAACACGCAGTACGGCCTCTCGGCGGGCATCTGGACGGAGAAGGGCTCGCGGATCCTCGCGGTCGCGAGCAGGCTCCGGGCGGGCGTCGTCTGGGCCAACACGTTCAACAAGTTCGACCCGACCTCGCCGTTCGGCGGCTACAAGGAATCGGGCTACGGCCGTGAAGGCGGCCGTCACGGCCTGGAGGCATACCTCGATGTCTGA
- a CDS encoding PspC domain-containing protein: MSGLVRPREGRMIGGVCAALARRFGISANTMRLIFVVSCLLPGPQFLVYLALWVLLPGEKKSSATAW; encoded by the coding sequence ATGTCCGGACTGGTCCGCCCGCGTGAGGGACGCATGATCGGCGGGGTGTGCGCCGCGCTGGCACGGCGCTTCGGCATCTCCGCGAACACGATGCGGCTGATTTTCGTGGTCTCGTGTCTGCTGCCGGGACCGCAGTTCCTGGTCTATCTGGCGCTGTGGGTGCTGCTGCCCGGCGAGAAGAAGTCGTCCGCGACCGCCTGGTAG
- the afsQ1 gene encoding two-component system response regulator AfsQ1 codes for MPFLLLIEDDDAIRTALELSLSRQGHRVATAATGEDGLKLLREQRPDLIVLDVMLPGIDGFEVCRRIRRTDQLPIILLTARNDDIDVVVGLESGADDYVVKPVQGRVLDARIRAVLRRGERESTDSATFGSLVIDRSAMTVTKNGEDMQLTPTELRLLLELSRRPGQALSRQQLLRLVWEHDYLGDSRLVDACVQRLRAKVEDVPSSPTLIRTVRGVGYRLDTPS; via the coding sequence GTGCCTTTCCTGTTGCTGATCGAGGACGACGACGCCATCCGCACGGCCCTCGAACTCTCGCTGTCACGCCAGGGCCACCGAGTGGCCACCGCGGCGACGGGAGAGGACGGCCTGAAACTGCTGCGTGAGCAGCGGCCGGATCTGATCGTGCTGGATGTGATGCTGCCCGGGATCGACGGCTTCGAGGTGTGCCGGCGGATCCGGCGTACCGACCAGCTGCCGATCATCCTGCTGACCGCGCGCAACGACGACATCGATGTGGTCGTGGGCCTGGAGTCCGGCGCCGACGACTACGTGGTGAAGCCGGTGCAGGGCCGGGTGCTGGACGCCAGGATCCGCGCGGTGCTGCGGCGCGGCGAGCGGGAGTCCACGGACTCCGCGACGTTCGGCAGCCTGGTGATCGACCGGTCCGCGATGACGGTCACCAAGAACGGCGAGGACATGCAGCTCACACCGACCGAGCTGCGGCTGCTGCTGGAGCTGAGCCGCCGCCCCGGCCAGGCGCTGTCCCGGCAGCAGCTGCTGCGGCTGGTGTGGGAGCACGACTACCTGGGCGACTCGCGGCTGGTGGACGCCTGTGTGCAGCGGCTGCGCGCGAAGGTCGAGGACGTGCCGTCCTCGCCGACCCTGATCCGTACGGTACGGGGAGTGGGCTACCGGCTGGACACGCCTTCGTGA
- a CDS encoding NUDIX hydrolase, producing MYDEIDRPGPPPRRTGVAGFFARRIGGELNVLLSDHGRHTWQLPGGNAQDDEFLHEAYVREVTAKAGLPAASPEEILVVDHIPRGVTEAEGLDVVFKGSRIPPNSALGAPHDTEDGSPVTYRWATLHETNTLCRADERDRIHSAHEAWTTGRTAYLICGERYSSRPLAPSPWTE from the coding sequence ATGTACGACGAAATCGACCGGCCCGGCCCCCCGCCCCGCCGCACCGGCGTCGCCGGGTTCTTCGCGCGGCGTATCGGCGGCGAACTGAACGTCCTGCTCAGCGACCACGGCCGGCACACATGGCAACTGCCGGGCGGCAACGCCCAGGACGACGAATTCCTCCACGAGGCGTACGTGCGGGAGGTCACCGCGAAGGCCGGCTTACCCGCCGCGTCGCCCGAGGAGATCCTCGTCGTGGACCACATCCCCCGAGGGGTCACCGAGGCCGAGGGGCTCGATGTCGTTTTCAAGGGCAGCCGCATCCCGCCGAACAGTGCGCTGGGCGCACCCCACGACACAGAAGACGGCAGCCCGGTCACCTACCGCTGGGCCACTCTCCACGAGACGAACACCCTGTGCCGCGCCGACGAGCGCGACCGTATCCACTCGGCCCACGAGGCATGGACCACCGGTCGTACGGCCTACCTCATCTGCGGCGAACGCTACAGCTCCCGGCCCCTCGCCCCCTCCCCCTGGACCGAGTGA